From the Maioricimonas rarisocia genome, one window contains:
- a CDS encoding DUF4332 domain-containing protein, whose amino-acid sequence MATITTIEGIGETYAEPLRAAGVRTTDALLKAGATRKGRRDLARQTGISEKLVLKWTNRADLFRVRGIGEEYADLLEASGVDTVPELAQRKPDNLHEKMADVNAKKQLVRRLPPLTAVTGWVAAAKKLDRVMQY is encoded by the coding sequence ATGGCGACCATCACGACGATCGAAGGGATTGGCGAGACGTATGCGGAGCCTCTACGGGCCGCGGGTGTCCGCACCACCGACGCGCTCCTCAAGGCCGGGGCGACGCGGAAAGGCCGCAGGGATCTCGCCAGGCAGACCGGGATCAGCGAGAAACTGGTCCTGAAGTGGACGAACCGGGCCGATCTGTTTCGGGTAAGGGGAATCGGCGAAGAGTATGCCGATCTGCTGGAAGCGTCCGGCGTCGACACGGTCCCCGAACTCGCACAGCGGAAGCCGGACAACCTGCACGAGAAAATGGCCGACGTCAACGCGAAGAAGCAGCTGGTCCGCCGGCTGCCTCCGCTCACCGCGGTCACCGGTTGGGTAGCCGCGGCGAAGAAGCTGGACCGGGTGATGCAGTACTGA
- the folD gene encoding bifunctional methylenetetrahydrofolate dehydrogenase/methenyltetrahydrofolate cyclohydrolase FolD, translating into MPAQLIDGKAISAKVREEVAADVRHLIDTTGVEPHLVAVLVGDDPASAIYVRGKQKACEKAGIRSTLHRLPAETTQQQLTDLVQQLNADATVHGILVQLPLPDQIDPVAIIDAVAPEKDVDCFHPENVGLMVQGRPRFLPCTPHGCQRLLIESDVETSGKHAVVLGRSEIVGKPMALLLMQRGLAADATVTVCHSRTRDLAEQVRQADILVAAIGRPKFVTADMVKPGAVVIDVGINRVDDGIVGDVDFEPVREIASAITPVPGGVGPMTIAVLLQNTLKAARLLAEQSAG; encoded by the coding sequence TTGCCTGCGCAACTGATCGACGGCAAAGCGATTTCAGCCAAGGTTCGCGAGGAAGTCGCGGCCGACGTTCGTCATCTGATCGACACCACCGGCGTCGAGCCGCATCTGGTCGCGGTCCTGGTGGGTGATGACCCGGCCAGTGCGATCTACGTCCGCGGCAAGCAGAAGGCTTGCGAGAAGGCCGGGATCCGCAGCACACTGCACCGGCTGCCCGCCGAGACGACCCAACAGCAACTGACGGACCTGGTCCAGCAGCTGAACGCCGATGCCACAGTTCACGGCATCCTCGTGCAGTTGCCGCTTCCCGATCAGATCGATCCGGTTGCCATTATCGACGCGGTCGCTCCCGAGAAGGACGTCGACTGCTTTCATCCCGAGAACGTCGGGCTGATGGTGCAGGGACGACCGAGGTTCCTCCCCTGCACTCCTCACGGCTGCCAGCGGCTGCTGATCGAATCGGACGTCGAGACCTCCGGTAAGCATGCGGTGGTTCTGGGCCGCAGCGAAATCGTCGGCAAACCGATGGCCCTGCTGCTCATGCAGCGGGGACTCGCCGCCGATGCCACCGTTACCGTCTGTCACAGCCGCACCCGGGATCTCGCCGAACAGGTTCGGCAGGCGGATATTCTGGTCGCGGCCATCGGACGCCCGAAGTTTGTTACGGCCGACATGGTCAAACCGGGCGCCGTCGTGATCGACGTCGGCATCAACCGGGTGGACGACGGGATCGTCGGGGACGTCGACTTCGAGCCGGTTCGCGAGATTGCCAGCGCGATCACCCCGGTGCCGGGCGGCGTCGGTCCGATGACCATTGCCGTGCTGCTGCAGAACACGCTCAAGGCCGCGCGGTTGCTGGCGGAACAGTCGGCGGGCTGA
- a CDS encoding S1C family serine protease — protein MNRPETAFLRRRLPAASLTLALLLSVVLPAAAAEPPRALRPSYLTNGASVREAFRDVVAGPRHWTVQVIVDGETTALGTIVDTEGLVITKASELSDGPIRCRLSDGRTVDATWTDTHPDHDIAMLKIEADRLVAAEWAAEVQPRPGQWLATPGLTRIPVTVGIVSTPEHSIKEVHVAGVLGIELEREKAAARIKAITPNSGADDAGLQPGDVIEQVADVSVDGPGTLVQTIRKHRPGDKLDLIVRRGDVHIPLSATLTHPFGPFLSRIAMQNRMGGNLSERRTGFPKAFLHDSVLRPEDCGGTLVNLDGLAVAMNIARAGRTESVAIRAAVVLSVLDDLKSGKYPQPAVGQELAAETTSGETAAAADTAVGDEPTN, from the coding sequence ATGAATCGCCCCGAAACGGCTTTCCTTCGTCGACGACTCCCGGCCGCTTCGTTGACGCTGGCCCTGCTGCTCTCAGTTGTCCTACCGGCAGCGGCCGCAGAACCTCCGCGGGCACTGCGTCCCTCGTATCTGACCAACGGAGCCTCCGTGCGCGAGGCCTTCCGTGATGTCGTGGCCGGCCCCCGTCACTGGACCGTTCAGGTCATTGTCGACGGCGAGACCACGGCACTCGGGACGATCGTGGATACGGAGGGACTGGTCATCACGAAGGCCAGTGAGCTGTCCGACGGCCCGATCCGGTGCCGGCTCAGCGATGGCCGGACGGTTGATGCCACCTGGACGGACACGCACCCCGATCACGACATCGCCATGTTGAAGATCGAGGCCGATCGCCTCGTCGCCGCAGAATGGGCCGCCGAGGTGCAACCCCGACCGGGGCAGTGGCTGGCGACGCCCGGCCTGACGCGAATTCCCGTCACCGTCGGCATCGTCAGCACTCCGGAGCACAGCATCAAGGAAGTACATGTCGCGGGCGTGCTGGGCATCGAACTCGAACGGGAAAAGGCCGCTGCCCGCATCAAGGCGATCACACCGAACAGCGGTGCCGACGACGCCGGCCTGCAGCCGGGCGACGTGATCGAGCAGGTGGCCGACGTGAGTGTCGACGGTCCCGGCACGCTGGTACAGACGATCCGCAAGCATCGTCCCGGCGATAAGCTCGATCTGATTGTCCGCCGTGGAGACGTGCATATTCCGCTGTCGGCGACTCTGACCCACCCCTTCGGGCCGTTCCTTTCGCGGATTGCGATGCAGAACCGCATGGGGGGAAATCTGAGCGAACGACGGACCGGGTTTCCCAAAGCGTTTCTGCATGACAGCGTGCTGCGGCCCGAAGATTGTGGCGGAACGCTGGTTAACCTGGACGGTCTGGCCGTTGCAATGAATATTGCCCGCGCCGGACGGACGGAATCTGTCGCAATTCGCGCCGCGGTGGTCCTCTCGGTTCTGGACGACCTGAAGTCGGGCAAGTACCCTCAGCCGGCAGTCGGACAGGAGCTGGCCGCCGAAACGACTTCCGGGGAAACCGCCGCAGCGGCCGACACTGCTGTCGGTGACGAACCAACGAACTGA
- a CDS encoding S1C family serine protease translates to MRNGRKRSSRTTGPIVCLATMVHLAVASFSVAAEAEATPDKIEKSLPTVTEAAPDLLPVFRQPAPVTIDDLRAIEDRVVELTERVKECTVSLQIGRAQGTGVIVSPEGYILTAGHVSGKPGRFATVILPNGDRIPGRTLGINDTLDAGLVKITTSRTDWPHAPMGDSEGVDVGDWCLVLGHPGGYDEVRGVVARLGRVVFSSNRIMQTDCELVGGDSGGPVFDMNGQVIGINSRIQRDLNHNFHTPVKAFHDGWDRLKESEQFSVHSGALLGVSGENEDGGIRLTRVYPDEPAARAGLEVGDVLITFQARRVRSLDELIERVGEELPGSRVTVGVIRDGESLEFRVRLGVRWD, encoded by the coding sequence ATGAGGAACGGTCGGAAACGTTCGAGTCGCACCACCGGTCCGATCGTATGCCTGGCGACGATGGTGCACCTGGCAGTCGCCTCGTTTTCGGTCGCTGCCGAAGCCGAGGCCACACCGGACAAGATCGAGAAATCGCTCCCCACGGTGACCGAAGCGGCTCCGGATCTGCTGCCGGTCTTTCGCCAGCCGGCCCCCGTCACGATTGACGATCTGCGTGCGATTGAAGACCGCGTCGTCGAACTGACCGAACGGGTGAAGGAGTGCACCGTCAGTCTGCAGATCGGCCGCGCTCAAGGGACGGGCGTCATCGTCTCTCCGGAAGGTTACATCCTTACCGCCGGTCACGTGTCGGGTAAGCCGGGACGCTTTGCAACGGTTATCCTGCCGAACGGCGACCGCATTCCGGGGCGAACACTCGGAATCAACGACACCCTCGACGCCGGCCTCGTCAAGATCACGACCAGCCGCACCGACTGGCCCCACGCTCCCATGGGCGACTCGGAAGGCGTCGACGTGGGAGACTGGTGTCTCGTCCTGGGGCATCCCGGCGGATACGACGAAGTCCGGGGCGTTGTCGCCCGGCTGGGACGTGTCGTCTTCAGCAGTAACCGCATTATGCAGACGGACTGTGAACTGGTTGGGGGGGATTCCGGCGGCCCGGTGTTCGACATGAACGGGCAGGTCATCGGTATCAACAGCCGCATTCAGCGGGACCTCAATCACAATTTCCACACGCCCGTCAAAGCATTTCACGACGGCTGGGACCGCCTGAAGGAGAGTGAGCAGTTCAGTGTTCACAGCGGTGCGCTGCTGGGTGTTTCCGGTGAGAACGAAGACGGAGGCATCCGGTTGACCCGGGTCTATCCCGACGAACCGGCCGCCCGTGCCGGGCTCGAAGTCGGAGATGTACTGATCACCTTTCAGGCGCGCCGGGTCCGGTCGCTTGATGAACTTATCGAACGTGTCGGTGAAGAGCTTCCCGGTTCACGCGTGACGGTCGGAGTCATTCGCGACGGCGAATCGCTCGAATTCCGGGTGCGGCTCGGAGTCCGCTGGGATTAG
- the rfbC gene encoding dTDP-4-dehydrorhamnose 3,5-epimerase gives MEFHRTELPDVVLIEPTIYRDDRGFFMETFHQQRFADGGIDASFVQDNLSRSTRGTVRGLHFQIEQAQGKLVHVMLGEIFDVAVDLRRSSPTFGRWVGMMLSDENRRAVYIPPGFAHGFCVTSERADVFYKCTDFYAPQHERTLLWNDPQIGIDWPLTGDPILSGKDRQGQPLSEVECYS, from the coding sequence ATGGAATTTCACCGGACGGAACTGCCCGACGTCGTGCTCATCGAGCCGACGATCTACCGCGATGACCGCGGATTCTTCATGGAGACATTCCATCAGCAGCGGTTCGCCGACGGCGGAATCGACGCCTCTTTCGTGCAGGACAATCTGTCCCGTTCGACCAGGGGAACGGTCCGCGGTCTGCACTTTCAGATCGAGCAGGCCCAGGGGAAGCTGGTGCATGTCATGCTCGGCGAAATCTTCGACGTGGCGGTCGACCTCCGCAGAAGTTCCCCCACGTTCGGACGCTGGGTGGGGATGATGCTTTCAGACGAAAACCGTCGGGCCGTCTACATCCCTCCCGGGTTTGCCCACGGTTTCTGCGTGACCTCCGAGCGCGCCGACGTCTTCTACAAGTGCACCGATTTCTACGCGCCGCAGCATGAACGGACACTGCTGTGGAATGATCCGCAGATCGGTATCGACTGGCCGCTGACGGGCGATCCGATTCTTTCCGGAAAGGATCGCCAGGGGCAGCCCCTGAGTGAAGTCGAGTGTTACTCATGA
- the pdxA gene encoding 4-hydroxythreonine-4-phosphate dehydrogenase PdxA — MTDSVLPRIALTMGDVAGIGPELVARAAIHDRVTAVSRPVVVGHPEVLRKGLELIGSARPVAIIEQLDVASAAPGEAVLCWNPSPVDVTGVDAGTVNAAAGQAAYDYLVAAAEAALAGTLDAIVTAPLNKYSLRQGGCPLPGHTEILADVCGRSEVAMMLYAGREGRIAAPHGLGVAHVTLHTSIASVPGLLTTARIAETIRLVHDFMRRMGCTAPRVGVCALNPHAGEQGLFGDEEARIIAPAVEAARRDGIDASDPIPADALMRRAVDGEFDGVAAIYHDQGHIALKLVAFETAVNVTLGLPIVRTSPSHGTAFDIAWQGQAKATGMLTAIEAAAQLAATRDESA; from the coding sequence ATGACGGACTCCGTCCTCCCCCGGATCGCGCTGACCATGGGAGACGTGGCTGGTATCGGCCCCGAACTCGTGGCTCGTGCCGCGATCCACGATCGCGTTACCGCGGTCAGTCGTCCGGTCGTGGTCGGCCATCCGGAAGTGCTTCGCAAGGGGCTCGAGCTGATTGGCAGCGCCCGGCCGGTCGCGATAATCGAGCAGCTTGACGTGGCGAGTGCCGCACCGGGGGAGGCGGTCCTCTGCTGGAATCCCAGCCCGGTCGACGTCACGGGTGTTGACGCTGGAACCGTCAACGCCGCGGCAGGTCAGGCGGCCTACGACTACCTCGTTGCCGCCGCCGAAGCCGCGCTGGCCGGGACGCTCGATGCGATTGTCACCGCGCCGCTCAACAAATACTCACTGCGGCAGGGAGGCTGCCCATTGCCGGGGCACACGGAGATTCTGGCGGACGTCTGCGGCCGCTCCGAAGTCGCCATGATGCTGTACGCCGGCCGGGAAGGACGCATCGCGGCTCCGCACGGTCTGGGTGTCGCCCACGTGACACTGCATACATCCATCGCCAGCGTGCCCGGGCTGCTGACGACGGCACGCATCGCCGAGACGATCCGGCTGGTTCACGACTTCATGCGTCGAATGGGATGTACGGCGCCCCGGGTGGGAGTCTGTGCGCTCAATCCGCACGCCGGAGAGCAGGGGCTGTTCGGAGACGAAGAAGCACGCATCATCGCACCCGCGGTCGAGGCGGCGCGGAGGGACGGAATCGATGCCAGCGATCCGATTCCCGCCGATGCCCTGATGCGACGTGCCGTCGATGGAGAATTTGATGGCGTCGCGGCGATATATCACGACCAGGGGCACATTGCTCTCAAACTCGTCGCCTTCGAGACGGCCGTCAATGTGACGCTCGGCCTGCCGATCGTCCGCACCAGTCCCAGTCATGGAACGGCGTTCGACATCGCCTGGCAGGGACAGGCCAAGGCGACCGGCATGCTGACGGCCATCGAGGCGGCGGCACAGCTTGCTGCCACCCGCGATGAATCTGCGTGA
- a CDS encoding TolC family protein — protein sequence MKLRDIASFGPFANGNRRCRSGQSNRFGRCLLALITLLHGCHLPLIEEATPENLIPAIDPVYIQAATQIEYPDVHTPRELDLLGTTRPNSLSGEVPTNYWDISLEEVTKLALANSRVMKELGGVIVRSPGSMRTTLDPALQETDPRFGVQAALSAFDANFASSLFYDKNDRALNNVFFGGGTRTLQQEAAVFQAQINKRTATGTEFTIQHNVDYDRNNAPGNAFPSAWNINFEAQVRQPLLRGAGIDFGRIAGTSDVPGVYNGVLIARVNNDMSLADFEVAVRDFISDVENAYWDLYYAYRNLDAKIAARDAALETWRRVQALAELRRVGGEADKEAQAREQYYRFQEEVQNALTGQLVDPTRTYNGSSGGTFRNNGGVFTAERRLRYLIGVPINSEELLRPIDEPPHARIVFDWDLCLAESLTKRAELRRQKWSIKRRELELLASRNFLLPDLDVFSTYRFRGFGDRLIEPDSDDLPPFDNAWANLVGGNFQEWQVGFELAFPFGNRRAHAAVRNAELALAKERALLREQEQRLVHDLSNAFAESDRAYELLKTVYNRREAAREQLAALQAAFEADKAPLNLVLEAQRRVAAADSHYYEILVQYAIGIKNMHFEKGTLLEYSGIHLAEGPWPNMAGKDAEERVRYQLDYMPDMLIPEQKVITGPSDPVYPAP from the coding sequence CGGGCAAAGCAACCGCTTCGGACGATGTCTGCTTGCGCTCATCACGCTGCTGCACGGCTGTCATCTGCCGCTCATCGAGGAAGCAACGCCCGAGAACCTGATCCCGGCCATCGACCCGGTCTATATCCAGGCCGCGACGCAGATTGAATACCCGGATGTCCATACACCGCGGGAACTCGACCTGCTGGGAACAACCCGGCCGAACTCGCTCTCGGGCGAAGTGCCGACCAACTACTGGGACATCTCGCTCGAAGAAGTCACCAAACTGGCCCTGGCCAACTCCCGGGTGATGAAGGAGCTGGGGGGCGTGATCGTTCGCTCTCCCGGTTCGATGCGGACGACACTGGATCCGGCGCTGCAGGAAACCGATCCCCGGTTCGGCGTGCAGGCCGCACTGAGTGCCTTCGACGCCAACTTCGCATCGAGCCTGTTCTACGACAAGAACGACCGGGCCCTGAACAACGTCTTCTTCGGGGGCGGCACGCGAACCCTGCAACAGGAGGCTGCCGTCTTTCAGGCGCAGATCAACAAGCGCACGGCGACCGGCACTGAGTTCACGATTCAGCACAACGTCGACTACGACCGCAACAATGCACCCGGGAACGCATTTCCCTCGGCCTGGAACATCAATTTCGAAGCGCAGGTCCGGCAGCCGCTGCTCCGCGGGGCCGGAATCGACTTCGGCCGCATCGCCGGCACCAGCGATGTGCCGGGCGTCTACAATGGCGTGCTCATCGCCCGCGTCAACAACGACATGAGTCTGGCTGACTTCGAGGTCGCTGTTCGCGATTTCATCAGTGATGTCGAAAACGCGTACTGGGACCTGTACTACGCGTACCGCAATCTCGACGCCAAGATCGCCGCCCGCGATGCCGCCCTCGAAACCTGGCGACGGGTGCAGGCACTGGCCGAACTGCGACGGGTTGGTGGTGAAGCCGACAAGGAAGCCCAGGCCCGCGAGCAGTACTATCGTTTTCAGGAAGAGGTCCAGAACGCACTCACCGGCCAGCTCGTCGATCCGACTCGAACGTACAATGGCAGCAGCGGTGGAACATTCCGGAACAATGGCGGTGTCTTTACGGCCGAACGGCGACTGCGGTACCTGATCGGCGTGCCGATCAATTCCGAAGAGCTGTTACGTCCCATCGACGAACCGCCGCACGCCCGAATTGTTTTCGACTGGGATCTGTGCCTGGCGGAATCGTTGACCAAGCGGGCCGAGCTACGCCGGCAGAAGTGGTCGATTAAGCGCCGCGAACTCGAACTGCTCGCCAGTCGCAATTTCCTGCTGCCGGATCTGGACGTATTCAGCACCTACCGGTTCCGCGGATTCGGTGACCGGTTGATCGAACCGGACAGCGACGACCTGCCGCCGTTCGACAACGCCTGGGCCAACCTGGTGGGAGGCAACTTCCAGGAATGGCAGGTCGGATTTGAACTGGCCTTTCCGTTCGGCAACCGCCGGGCGCACGCGGCGGTTCGCAACGCCGAACTGGCGCTCGCGAAAGAACGGGCGCTGCTCCGCGAACAGGAACAGCGGCTGGTCCACGATCTGAGCAACGCTTTCGCGGAGTCAGACCGGGCATACGAGTTACTCAAGACCGTCTACAACCGGCGCGAAGCGGCCCGCGAACAGCTCGCCGCCCTGCAGGCCGCCTTCGAAGCGGACAAGGCCCCGCTGAACCTCGTTCTCGAAGCACAGCGACGTGTGGCCGCGGCAGACAGCCATTACTACGAAATACTCGTGCAGTACGCGATCGGCATCAAGAATATGCACTTCGAAAAAGGTACGCTGCTCGAGTACTCCGGCATCCACCTCGCCGAGGGCCCCTGGCCGAATATGGCCGGCAAGGATGCGGAGGAGCGCGTGCGGTATCAGCTCGACTACATGCCGGACATGCTCATTCCTGAACAGAAAGTGATCACCGGGCCATCTGATCCGGTGTACCCCGCTCCCTGA